A genome region from Salvia splendens isolate huo1 chromosome 19, SspV2, whole genome shotgun sequence includes the following:
- the LOC121778222 gene encoding peptidyl-prolyl cis-trans isomerase FKBP13, chloroplastic-like codes for MSSLPLSIGIYNPAHRLGSLTRRKPWIVQSSALKLNLNATISPPLSRREAVGIGFCFSLVQFLHPRTDAAAAESATSDTCEYTAAPSGLAFCDKAIGTGPSPAKGQLIKAHYIGRLPDGKVFDSSYNRGKPLTFRVGVGEVIKGWDDGILGGEGIPPMLPGGKRKLKIPPALGYGMRGAGCKGGSCIIPPDSVLFFDVEFVGKA; via the exons ATGAGCTCCCTTCCATTGTCAATCGGAATTTACAATCCCGCTCACAGATTAGGATCTCTCACCAGAAGGAAGCCATGGATAGTTCAATCCTCTGCTCTCAAATTGAATCTAAACGCAACGATTTCACCTCCATTGAGCAGAAGAGAAGCTGTAGGCATTGGCTTCTGCTTCAGCCTTGTTCAATTTCTTCATCCGCGGACGgacgcagcggcggcggagagcGCCACCTCGGACACGTGTGAGTACACGGCAGCTCCTTCAGGTCTCGCCTTCTGCGACAAGGCTATCGGAACCGGACCTTCACCTGCTAAAGGCCAGCTCATTAAG GCGCACTATATCGGCAGATTGCCGGACGGGAAGGTGTTTGATAGTAGTTACAATAGGGGGAAGCCTCTCACGTTTCGCGTTGGAGTTGGTGAG GTGATAAAAGGATGGGATGATGGAATTCTAGGTGGAGAAGGAATTCCACCCATGCTACCTG GAGGTAAACGCAAGCTGAAAATTCCTCCAGCACTAGGATATGGCATGAGGGGAGCAGGCTGCAAAGGAG GATCGTGCATTATTCCTCCAGATTCAGTTCTTTTTTTCGACGTGGAGTTCGTTGGAAAGGCTTAA